Below is a window of Camelina sativa cultivar DH55 chromosome 11, Cs, whole genome shotgun sequence DNA.
CTCGTCTAAGATGGTTGGGTGAAGGTGActttaataattcttttttccATAAGGTTACTACGGCTAGGAATGCTAGAAATGCCATCAAATTTCTGTTGAAACCGGATGGATCTTTCACTTCATCTCTCCAAGAAACTCATGATCTAGCTATCGGCTATTTTGCTGGGATCCTACGTTCAGTTAGAGGCAGATTTTCTCCTGATTTACCTGAGCTCCTTAGTTCTTTAATCCATACAACTTGTTCGATTGAGCAGCaatcttctctctcctctcctttCTCTGCTGAAGCTATAAGAGCTTGTCTTCTCAAGTTGCCTCTCAATAAAACACCAGGACCAGATGGATTTCCTGTAGAGTTCTTCAAGGCTACATGGTCTATTATTGGGCAGGAATTAACATTGAGTGTGCTCCAGTTCTTTCATGATTCCTTTATCCCAACTGCCTTAAATTCCACATCTCTTATCCTAGTTCCAAAGAGGCCAGGGGCTGTTGAATTGAAGGACTTCAGACCCATCTCTTGTCTTAATACGGTTTACAAGCTCATATCTCGTCTCTTGTTAGACAGATTAAATAGTCTGCTTCCTGACCTTATACTTCCAAACCAAACCGCATTTGTAAAGGACAGGCTTATAATAGAGAATGTGCTTCTTGCTTCAGAAGTTATGCAAGGTTATCATCTTAATTCTGGTGGAGAAAGAATCACACTCAAAGTTGACAtctcaaaagcttttgattcagtTAGATGGGActttcttcttgattctcttcAGGCTTATAAGGTTCCTCTTATTTTCATTAACTGGATCAGAGCTTGTGTGTGTTCTCCGTCTTTCAGTATTAGTATCAATGGGGTTACTTTAGGCTTCTTTAAAGGAAGGACGGGTCTGCGCCAAGGGGATCCTTTATCCCCAATTCTGTTCGTTATGATAATGAATGTGTTATCCTTAATGTTGAATAAAGCTGCTCTAGAAGGATCTTTGAAGTACCGCCCTGGGTGTTAGGACCTTCAGCTTACTCATCTATGCTTTGCTGATGATTTATTAATCTTCTTAGAGGGATCAGAGCATTCTTTGAGCGGAGTTATGTCTGTTCTTGCAAAATTTGAGGAAATCTCTGGTTTGACAATGAATATTGAGAAAACCTCCTTGTTTTGTTCCAGTGTAAGTGAGGATAACTTGAACCGGTTAAAGactatttttaatttgactTCTTCCACTCTTCCAGTTCGGTACTTAGGTCTTCCCCTATGTTCCAAAAAGCTTTCAGTGAAAGATTGTGATCCTTTGCTATCTCAAATTCGGAAGAAACTGAATGGTTGGACTCATAAGTTTCTGAGTTTGGCTGGTAGGTTAACTCTCTTATCTTCAGTTATCCCCGAAATTATAGGTTTTTGGACTAGTGCGTTCTTCCTCCCTAAGAAGGTTATTAGAAAAATTAACAGTCTTTGCAGCTCCTTCCTTTGGCATGGAAAGGTAGACACTCCCTCAGGTGCTAAAGTGTCTTGGTTTAACATTTGCTTCCCTAAGTTAGAAGGTGGACTTGGTTTGAGGCACATTAGTAGTTNNNNNNNNNNNNNNNNNNNNNNNNNNNNNNNNNNNNNNNNNNNNNNNNNNNNNNNNNNNNNNNNNNNNNNNNNNNNNNNNNNNNNNNNNNNNNNNNNNNNNNNNNNNNNNNNNNNNNNNNNNNNNNNNNNNNNNNNNNNNNNNNNNNNNNNNNNNNNNNNNNNNNNNNNNNNNNNNNNNNNNNNNNNNNNNNNNNNNNNNNNNNNNNNNNNNNNNNNNNNNNNNNNNNNNNNNNNNNNNNNNNNNNNNNNNNNNNNNNNNNNNNNNNNNNNNNNNNNNNNNNNNNNNNNNNNNNNNNNNNNNNNNNNNNNNNNNNNNNNNNNNNNNNNNNNNNNNNNNNNNNNNNNNNNNNNNNNNNNNNNNNNNNNNNNNNNNNNNNNNNNNNNNNNNNNNNNNNNNNNNNNNNNNNNNNNNNNNNNNNNNNNNNNNNNNNNNNNNNNNNNNNNNNNNNNNNNNNNNNNNNNNNNNNNNNNNNNNNNNNNNNNNNNNNNNNNNNNNNNNNNNNNNNNNNNNNNNNNNNNNNNNNNNNNNNNNNNNNNNNNNNNNNNNNNNNNNNNNNNNNNNNNNNNNNNNNNNNNNNNNNNNNNNNNNNNNNNNNNNNNNNNNNNNNNNNNNNNNNNNNNNNNNNNNNNNNNNNNNNNNNNNNNNNNNNNNNNNNNNNNNNNNNNNNNNNNNNNNNNNNNNNNNNNNNNNNNNNNNNNNNNNNNNNNNNNNNNNNNNNNNNNNNNNNNNNNNNNNNNNNNNNNNNNNNNNNNNNNNNNNNNNNNNNNNNNNNNNNNNNNNNNNNNNNNNNNNNNNNNNNNNNNNNNNNNNNNNNNNNNNNNNNNNNNNNATAAGTTTCTGAGTTTGGCTGGTAGGTTAACTCTCTTATCTTCAGTTATCCCCGGAATTATAGGTTTTTGGACTAGTGCGTTCTTCCTCCCTAAGAAGGTTATTAGAAAAATTAACAGTCTTTGCAGCTCCTTCCTTTGGCATGGAAAGGTAGACACTCCCTCAGGTGCTAAAGTGTCTTGGTTTAACATTTGCTTCCCTAAGTTAGAAGGTGGACTTGGTTTGAGGCACATTAGTAATTGGAACGAAACATGTgctttgaaacttcttttgatGCTGTTTTTTAAAGCTTGTTCTTTTTGGGTGGCCTGGATAAAAAGTAGGTATCTTTCTACATCTACTTTATGGGCACTCAATGAAAAGAATGCTTCTTACTCTTGGAACTTCAGAAAATTACTTAAGCTTCGTTCCAAAGCTCTTAAATTTCTCAGCATCCATATTGGAAATGGTGATTCTACTTTCTTTTGGTGGGATCCATGGACTCCTTTTGGATCTCTCTACCATTTCTTTGGTTCAGATGGGCCTAGTCACTTAAGgatctctttgttttcaattgTCGCTGAATTGAGAAATGAGAATGGATGGTCTCTTCCTAGTGCCAGATCAGAGAGACAAGTTCTTCTCCACGCTTTTATCTCTACCATTACTATGTCATCAGCAAGTGATATTCCAGTCTGGGCAATAAACGGTATAAAACAATCTTTCTCTTCTAAAGCTGTGTGGAATGTTGTTAGGTTTTCGAATCAAGTAAAATCTTGGGCCCCTCTTGTGTGGCACAAAGCTGTCATTCCAAAGCATGCTATAAACTCATGGCTATTTATACTGAATCGCAACCCAACTCTTGATCGTTTGTCTACTTGGGGAGTAGATATTGAGTTAGATTGTCTTCTTTGTGGTTTGGCACCTGAATCTCGAAATCACCTTTTTTTGAATGTGCCTTTTCGGCTGAAGTGTGGAGTTTGATAACACAAAGACTTAAGATAtcatctcctcctcttctttggGACCAGATCCTCCTTTGGATGCCAACAGTTTCAGCATCAAAGCATACAAAACTTGCTCTCCTTCAAGGTTGGCAGGGTACAATCTATGAACTGTGGAGAGAGAAAAATCGGTGATTCCATGAAGGTCTTTCGGTCTCCCCAGTTTCAGTAGCAACAAGCATCATCTCCACCATGAATAACAAATGTAGTTCTATGTTGCAATTGGGTTTGAAGCGAgggatctctcttcttcaatgttGGTTGTATTAAGTTTCTTGACAAGCTTTCGGCtctgctttttctttcttttcttcggtctttgtttgttttcaatcgTTCACCCTTCTAGTTGTTGCTAAtcctcgtttttttttctttatttgtattAGTTATATTATGTAAACatgatcttttatatatttatgaaaatcctttaacaaaaaaaaaaactttactatAAAATCATCTGCCAAACGTAATCATTTTCTCAAGAAGATTAAAATCACTAATCATACGATTNCTGTTAGGTTTTCGAATCAAGTAAAATCTTGGGCCTCTCTTATGTGGCACAAAGCTGTCATTCCAAAGCATGCTATAAACTCATTGCTATTTATACTGAATCGCAACCCAACTCTTGATCGTTTGTCTACTTGAGGAGTAGATATTGAGTTAGATTGTCTTCTTTGTGGTTTGGCACCTGAATCTCGAAATCACCTTTTTTTCGAATGTGCCTTTTCGGCTGAAGTGTGGAGTTTGATAACACAAAGACTTAAGATAtcatctcctcctcttctttggGACCAGATCCTCCTTTGGATGCCAACAGTTTCAGCATCAAAGCATACAAAACTTGCTCTCCTTTAAGGTTGGCAGGGTACAATCTATGAactgtggagagagagaaatcggCGATTCCATGAAGGTCTTTCGGTCTCCCCAGTTTCAGTAGCAACAAGCATCATCTCCACCATGAATAACAAATGTAGTTCTATGTTGCAATTGGGTTTGAAGCGAgggatctctcttcttcaatgttGGTTGTATTAAGTTTCTTGACAAGCTTTCGGCtctgctttttctttcttttcttcggtctttgtttgttttcaatcgTTCACCCTTCTAGTTGTTGCTAAtcctcgtttttttttctttatttgtattAGTTATATTATGTAAACatgatcttttatatatttatgaaaatcctttaacaaaaaaaaaaactttactatAAAATCATCTGCCAAACGTAATCATTTTCTCAAGAAGATTAAAATCACTAATCATACGatttacttttctttctcttcttgtcaACATACTCATATGATTGTCAAAAAATGTTTTCGgaagatttcttttgttttgtcatttacaTTCGTTCTCTTTTGAGTGTGATTTTATAAATCATGAGAAAAAGTCCAACCAACTTTGAAATAGAGAGAAAGCTACTTGGACGTTTGTATTAGCACCACGTGTCAAGCTTAGAACATTTTAAAAGCTTTgcttacagtttttttttttttttttttttaatttgatccAACCAACACCTACCCATCTCAGATATTTTTCGCAAATCATAATCAGAGATCAAATTATACTagagaacctttttttttattacagatTAGTCATAATGAGTTTATTAGTAACAATTTAACTCATAAGTATTagcttattaaaataaaataagagaataAGACATCCGGATCCGTGGCGCAATGGTAGCGCGTCTGACTCCAGATCAGAAGGTTGCGTGTTCGATTCACGTCGGGTTCAATCCCCCGAACATTTAGTCCggaatttttttccttcttaactTTCTCTAACCGGCACGATATGCTAGTGGGGAACAACGAAACGGCAGAAAACATCTGACCTCTAATATAATGAAACGACACGCAATCCGgcaattttttttcccttcttaacAAAGTGGTTGGTactaagaagtaagaacaaaCAGCAGAAAATTTACGGAGTAGAGAAAATTAATCAATCAGCTGGTTCTTCAGGCTTCAGGCTTCACAAAGAACTCTATATAAGCAATCCGACTTGGTGGTTGATACCCTGCAGATTCCACTTGTGGAGCTAAAGCTTTAGCAACCGAAACCAAGTGCTGAACTTTCAGCATTCCTCCTCTTCCTATTGTCAGTTTGCTTCCCCTGTTTTCTCTCACTACGTTTCCTGGTATGTTTGCTGTTGTTGCCTTCAAAAACTTGTATTTGTACCTATAATCAACCAAAGATCATTAGCGATTGTAGATATCTTGCTAAAATTCTTGATTAGTAAAGCTTCTTTTGATCAACTAGAATGAATTGAGTTCATTGTTACCCATAGGAGACTTCGGTATCACAATGAAAGGCAAGGAGAAGATCTGTGTTGGCATAATACATGAAGTCTATCTGCGAAAGTGGATATATCAAATGTGATGACTTGATTCTTTCATAGAAAGACAATACTTCATCAAGAAACAGgtgaaaaaacacaaacctgTAGGTCTCCATGTCCTTCTCCTCTGAAGGTAACACAAGGAGGTTCCTTTTGAAGGCTGATCTGTACACTTGATCCAGGCCACTCAAGATCATCTATTGCTTCTTTCAGCGCCGCTGACTgatacattaacaaaaacatttgAGAAAAAGGTCGGACTAAACATCTTGAATGAACAGCAATACTAAACTATGCTACTACTAACCTTTACGGTAAAAGTAAGTGGCACACTTCCTGCCTGCTCAAAGTTATAGTCCCATGTGACGGTTTCCGGGATTCTCGTTCTTATCTCAGAGTAGATGCAAGCGTTTAGTGTATCCACAGATctaataaacacacacacacacacacatcagcTAACTCAATCAGTAATATTCACAAAACTGGAAGTGATATTTCTGAAATAACAAAAGCAGAGGATCATAAGTTTATACTTGAGAAGAAGCTCCATATCAGGACCTGGATACTTAATCTCAATAGTATTCGAATGTCCAGGTGATGAAAACGTGTTCAAGCAATCCACAAAAAGACCTAAGCTAATTCCAAATCTGGGTCTCCCTTGAGCTCCATACTCGTATTTCGTGAACAGCTTTATAAAACCTCAAATTACATTTCAGATTCCAC
It encodes the following:
- the LOC104723306 gene encoding uncharacterized protein LOC104723306, whose product is MSETSAPEIEPDAPDLICQLDNVQGMVDALTCVRWKRHQDALVELSEHGIVLIVEESGCLQAKVYLQRELFTKYEYGAQGRPRFGISLGLFVDCLNTFSSPGHSNTIEIKYPGPDMELLLKSVDTLNACIYSEIRTRIPETVTWDYNFEQAGSVPLTFTVKSAALKEAIDDLEWPGSSVQISLQKEPPCVTFRGEGHGDLQIDFMYYANTDLLLAFHCDTEVSYGYKYKFLKATTANIPGNVVRENRGSKLTIGRGGMLKVQHLVSVAKALAPQVESAGYQPPSRIAYIEFFVKPEA